AAGAATGGGCAATGCTAACGAATGTTAAATAGGCTACATTATAATTTCGTTGCATGATAACATCTTTATAAAAGTGATGTCCCAATCTCAACAAATGAAGCTATGTTTGGATTGATTCAGTGATGCGCGCCCTTGTCTAAAtcctaaatgttaaaaaaacagaatcatatgtTTGTAGATGGGTCATTCTACAGAGAAGGTGGAAGTGCTGTCACTTACTTTTGCAGACACCAAAATACATGACGTTGACCTAATACTCACATTCATTATATATGTTGAATAAATAGAGATTGTCTTTGCAATGgtactaaataaaaaatgattttatacgtaaattgcaatttatttaaaatgtcaagTTCAAGGAACTGCCTTGTCACTTTGATCATACATGGAAGCCTATAGTTTTAAtttaaaagatttttttttcaataaataaatctaatttatatttacataacattacaaGCATTAAATATAACACTGAAATGGTACCAAAAAAAagcaaattattattaatatcaaataaatgtcagtcacccaaaattacgtcattggtgttactgctacacaaaacgcttttatttttgaaataatgtacTGAAGTGCCTCCTGTAACAAGAGATCATTTGAGGCAGTGCAGTGGACAAAGACATAAGGAAAGTCAGATACTTCTTACTTTGTTTGTTAAAGGTGTCATTTTATCTTCAAATTTTACATGCGTCTTTCAAGTCTGTCATTAGTGTTACTGATTGCATAGTCCTAGGGGTGAACATTTGAATGggaaaatgtattgtattgaagagttaaacgattttgatattgactgaagccatatttggtctgacacattgcagccattttgttaaaatggtagtgttttctccaaattgtcactggtgttactcttcttcctggtaacacgtaacaccagtgacattcctatacaaataagctttgtataaagtatacaaatattttaagcTCTACTTGTTGTGGATTCATCAAGTTAAGAGTTAGTTATTGCTATTTAACAGGTTTTAGATGTTTTTAGAAGGAATCTATTTCAGCAGATTTGTATCACCCAgattccaccttttctgtagaatgacccAGATATATAGTCAGATGACGAACTCAGTACCACAGTCTCCATCTCAAGGCCTAGCTTTCTTAAAACATTGATGTACTTTAGCTGGATGCCTCAGAGTCATCAATGACGTTCTATTATCAGTGTTGTGAAATAGATTATATTAGAAAACTATGTTGAAAGAATTGTGAATTGTTTTGTTGCTGTAGCATTTTAACCATGGTTGTCTACCGATACTTTATAATATTCTCAAAAGTGTTATTAAAAGACATTGTTGAGGGGGGCTGCGTGAATGCTTGTGCGCATGCGCAGTATACCCGTATGCACCCACACTTTTGCAGAAAACTGTGTCGCACGTCTTTCCGCAGCGTAAACAGAAGTTACCCGTTTCAAATGCGGTGGTTCGGTTTTGGCTTCAACGCATTTGGCCAGATATATGGACAAGATCAATTATTGGAAGGAGAATGTTTTGAGAATGAACAGGAAGTCAAAGTGAGTAGTCCAATAGAGTGTACTGCTCAGGAGGACAGAAGTGACTGCAGACTGAAGACGGATTGTCAAATCAGAGCAAGCTGGAGTCGAAGAGCATCTTTGTATTTGAATGGTAAGCCTATCAAAAATAAAACGGCTCTTGTTTGACACTCGGAGTGCGTCGATGATATTAATATCACTCTTTATCGAAATACTAATTATCCACCTTGCTCCCTGTTTGCTAGGTGACAGCTGTGTGTGCCTATCAGGTTTCGTCTCCAATGACTCCTGTGGTAATCCTGTAAAAGAGAGCCGAGGCTGTAAAGATGCCATCATCAGTGAATCATACCTGACCCTCGCTTTCTCAGACAGACTTGAGTCCTGGGATCTGCAAAAGAAAGAGACGTCTCCATCATGGAGCATGGAAATAAAAACAGAACCAGAGATCTCTGGTAATCTTCTACAAGTATGATATGTGTTAAAAAAATATCAGtttcaatatcaggatacatgtattattatccctgcaagaatggaagtaatCATTCATGCATTTGGTACGTACAACTAGTTCccgaacagtgtccttcacatacAAGAGGGGGtgttacacagtcacaagatgcagGAATACCGGTTCAAATCAGTATAATGTTTTGTTTAGATTAGCTAAAGAAGaaccacgtcagaaatgatcatgcttgtcatatgtctatctccaGAGAGGCTGAATAATCATGTTAAGCGTTGTCACATAGCTATATTATGCCTAAAAGTAAAACAGTGTGTCCTGACACTCTTCTAGGTAATCATCATACATCTTGTCATGTACACAGAGAGTtgggcctttgttatcatgtgctactctaatattggaagagtacattcagtattttcccaacaataTGTTAATTGGCTAAATGGATATCTTTATGCTGCTATAGGAACCCCTCTAAATCTCCCATTGGTTCCTGGGGGATACATAGCCACCAAAACGCCCCTCTACCGCTCCTTATCCCCACACCTGAGAGCCAAGAGTCTGGCCCTGAGCTCGGAGCATGCCATCCTCCTCAGTGCCTCTGGAACTGTGTACACCTGGGGACTTGGCAGGTAGACCTAATGCTTAAACACCTGTATTTAGTGGGAATCGGAGCAATATTATGCACTCATGCATATCTTGATCTTTTGTGTAATGCAGCCATGGTCAACTGGGGCATGGAGGCCTGACCCCTGAGGAGGAGCCCAGGGCAGTGGAGGCCCTCTGGGGGATGCCCATGAGCTGTGTAGCTACAGGAGGCTGGCACTCTGTCTGTATTAGTGGTGAGTGTTAAACAAAACGTTGCCAGTGAAAATTCTACAAATCGAGGTGGAAAAGGAACTTAAATGACATTGTTCTTCAGATGGGGGAGACCTTTATGTGTGGGGTTGGAATGAAAGTGGACAGCTTGGACTTCCATCACGAGGTCTGAGGAAAGCAACGCAGCAGAAAATTAGTCAACAACAAGAAGGTAAGAGACTTTTCGCCTCAAAACTCGATCAAACTAGTATTTATTTTTACCGACGGTGCTTTCCATCAACGAAAATACTATTATGTGCTGAAGATCACTCAACCCAATATGACATTTCTCTCAACTGTAACGTTTTTCGTGTGGTATGTATGATAGCTACAATTCTCCACACTTGAATAAGCATTTTCGCAGCATTTATCGAAGATGCTTGCCAAAATATTTACGCTGAACAACAGGGGGAAATGTTCACTGTTAGGTCTGTGGATTCACTGCCATTATCTCTTTTCAAATGTCATTTGGGCACCATAAGCGAAATGCAATCAAGCTGAATCGTACTGTGCTACAGTAAAAAGCTCATAACGCACATTTTCAAACTATTTAAATATATTGATAGTACTTGAAGTATGGGAAATTCTTTCATTATCTATGTTTATAATTTAACCATCCCCTAAACTGTAATGCAATCTCACCACTCAAAGTTGTAACTTAGAAGAAAATGGCATTACTGCAACATTTACTGTGCTGAACAGAATCACCATGCAGAGATGCCAGCACGTCTACTGCTGAAGAGCCACAAGAGGGAGAGACACATGAAGAGGTATTCATATCAATCCAGGCTTTCCCGGCTCTGCTGGATATCACTCCATCATGTGAAGTCAGCACAGTCAGCTGTGGCTGCCGACACACCGCTGCAGTAACAAGTAAGTAAACACTTGCAACACTTGGTAATGGTTGTATAATGATGCTTTTAATTGGCAGATCAGTCACTGTCATATTTATGTTCTAATTCCAGCCACAGGTGACCTCTACACTTGGGGCTGGGGTAAGTTTGAATTTAGAGCCAACTGACACCTAAACAGATTTTGGTTTATCTTTAGCATGCTCCCTGTACTCATTTAATTCATCATTATGCTTTAAGCACAACTTAAGCTAATACACTTACTCTGTCTATCCCTCTATTACCATTTAGGTGACTATGGCCAACTAGGACACCATACTTTGATCAGTTCAGATGAGCCTCAGCGTGTGGAGTTGTTTAAGGAGCAGCAGATGCGTGTGGTTGACGTAGTGTGCGGTGCGTGGAATACCTTTGCTTCTGTCGTCAAGGAGGAAGTAGCTGGCCCGTAAAGTAATATGGAATTCCCTTGATAAATGTGGACATTGGACTTTGGACAACATACCAGGAAGTGTTACTTATAACAACAAATACAAGAGTTTGAATgaaatgtattttgtataaTATAAAACAAACATTGTGAACAAGGTCTTCTtgaaaatattttttattttctttatagaaataaaaaaatcacaggtttttatattttataaatgATCCATAAAATAGTTACGGCAATAAAATCCAGTATAATTTAAGGCAAATATCTAAAAGTGTTCTAATTGTAAATGAAACACCATATGAGAGTTAAAGGGTGATCCATTGCCACAGCCCATGAGGTCTTCACAGCACAATCTTGAAAGAACTGCGGAGAAATATAACAGAAGCAGTTAATTATGAACAACATTGCTTTTAGTAaactatatatctatccatctatatatcatCATTTGATTTTTAGTCACCTGACGAAATCTGGAGATCTTGAAATGACATGCTGAAACTCTGAGAGGTTCACAGTCCCATCCTTGTCAATATCTGACTCTTCCAGAATCTGTAAAACAAACCAAGGGAACAACTGTTACTCTGACAGGTAGGTGTTCAGAGCTGTTTGAACCATGTAGTGTGTCTTTCTACATATTTGAAAAGGAAGAAGCCCCAGTGAACTCACATTGTTAATGAGCTGCCTCATTTCTTCAGGAGTAAGCCTTGTGTCGTCTGTCTCACCGGTGAGGCAGTTTACCAACTTCTCCAGATCGCCACAATCAAGAGTTCCATCATCGTCAAAGtctgaaaatacaaatatgCTTGTTACACAGATTGatgaattacatgttttaattaGTAACCAGATTTTTGCATCCACCTATTTACCAAATATACGGAATGCATAGTGGGATTTGATTTCCAGAGTAGCAGAGTCACTGAAGGCACTTAGGAGATCCAGGAAGTCCTCAAATGTGAGGCCTCCATCTTTGTATTCAGATGTTGAGAATACATTGCAGATTCTTTTCCTGAAAGGGTTGGACTGTAAGAAGGACAAGTACAAGGGTCAGTGCAGTTTATCATTACTTCTACAAGAACACACAAAGCACAAGACACTCCTAGTCATGTTATGCATATGACCACTAAGCAgtcaacatcacatttctcctaTTTTACTTTCCAATAGCTTTTCACCTTGAGCTCTGGCAGAGTGAGAATCCTCTCCATTGGCACTCTGTTATTTGGAAGGTCTTTTTCATCTTTAGTGAGCAGTTCAGTGAATCTCTTGTGGGCactaaacaaatgaataaaaaaaGACATACGCATGGATCACAATAAACATTGATTCCTATGCtttataaaacatgttttttatgtggcaTGCAGCACACTTACAGAAGAATTTCCTGTTTTGTCAAGAAAGTCAGCTCCTAAAAGTACAAATGAGTATTATTAAAATGACAAGTCACAGAATACATAAAgcaatactttaaaaaaaaaagtctgactTTTCTATAATAGGTACATGACATCCATGGTCTGAGTTGTTATATTGGTAACAATAATAGCGATATAAGCTTGATGAATAGTGGTATTTCAATAAAGCTACCACTAGCGTTATGGTAGTTTAACTAACTTTACGTTATAGACCGCAAGATAATCATACTTGATACCAATGCTGTAACAGTTTTAAGTTGCCTTTAAACGTTAGGCTAAAATAACTTCTATGTTACGATATCCTCGTTTATAAAATACAACTTTTCAACTTTAGCCACTCGGTTAACAATGTCGATATAATATGTACTTCGGCACTTACTTGATATTCTGAGAGCATATCCTTCCCAAGTTGACTTGCAGTAGTTCCCATTTCGGATAATTCAGGTCGCAAATGTACTTTTGTTGTTGTGAAGAGTTACGCAGCGAGTTAAGTTACTCTTTACATCGCCTACTTCCGGGTATCTAAGTAGAGCGTCCCCTTTCCTGTATTTGGCTGTAACGGTTTCCATAGTGACGTACATGCAAACAGCTTCCTTTATAATATTCTTTCAGGACAAATGGCGAAGGCTGGTGACTTGTGGGTCTTACCTATGAAGTTATTTTAAAAAATcatcttactttattttgacaCAGTTCATtgtgaataaaacaaaaccctGACTCTAGTCTGAGTGACACTGAATTACTTTGGAAATTCCTACTTTTTAATTCTAACAACTGGGAAACCTGCAGACTTTTTGTTATTCTTCCATTCCAATCTTCGTGTCTTCATACAGTAACATCGATGACATTTATTATATTACTAATAATGTTTTAATATAAGATGTACATATTTTTGCAATGATTTTTTTTGCAGTAGTTTATCACTGGGTCCTACTCTCTAGAATCTTTTTGTTAAGTATGTTGGTATCATGAGGTATTTTGGGTGGATTTTTGCTTTTAACAATGAAAGACATGCAACAAAAGAGTAAATTGCCACAATCCCATTTTACATTTGAGCCAATATAACACAATATATAAAAGGTTCCAGCACAAGTATATTGCATCAAAATTTCACAAAAAATAAcgttttatttgtttgtatatgtcttattatattctttgcaagggTTATGTCAGCCAGTGTTCATAATTTGTAACTACATAAAAGTTGGGAGTAAaacttctttatttttattagaGATCTGCAACAAACCACATCATTTTTTGTTATCATTGTTTTATAACCATAAGCAAACAAAATCAGGACATTGATGCATTTCTTTCTATAAAATCCATCATCATGAAAGCATATTAGAGaaaaaactattaaaaaaaGATAGGCCCGAGTATATCTACAAAACTGCAACCTCTGGTAATGCATTAGTTCACAGAGCATTCACTAACTGTTTTTTTCTGATCAGCACTTCATAGAGATGGGATATACAGTAGATGAGTATCTTGACAGGAACATCAGGAGATGGTACATTCATTTCTGGGAAGAAGACACGCTAAGCCCCTGGATTTGTCTCCCAATCGGTTGtatctgaaaaataaaaatgttttgcaCAAAGTAGAATAATGTGCAACGAAAGTGCttaatacatttaattgttCTGTAAAATATTTCACATCCTACTTATGCTTCTTTATATTTCTACCAAATACAACAACTCATGTGTTATTTATTCACAGACTGTACCTATCATTTTTGTTCCCTCCTTGGTCTCAGCTGGAACACTGATCCCATACTCATTTTCAGCGGTGACTCTGAAGAAGTAGATTCCTCCCTCTTCCAGGTCAGACAACTTGTAGAACAGTCGACGGCATTTGTCAGTGAGTCTTGTCCAccctttcctgctgatgtcccGTATATCTACAAGGTAGTTATTGACAGGGGCTCCTCCCTCATTCTCAGGGATGTCCCAGGTAACAGTGGCAGAATTATTAGTCACGTCTTTAACTGCTACATTACTTGGCGGTCCAGGCGAGTCCAAAACTCTCACATTCAGCGTCAAAGAGGCAGATCCAGCAACGTTTTGCAGTCTGACTATGTATTTTCCGGAGTCATCGCGTGTTGCTCTTTCCACTGTGATAGAGCTGATTGAGCTGCTGGTGTTGATCATTCCTCTGATTCTCAGATCAATATCTGCTTTGTCCCATGTCACACTAGGAACAGGCTTGCCTGTGAAAGGCACAGTCAAAGTGAAGGTGCCTCCAACTTTAACAATCAGGGGTTTCCTAATATCAGTGGCAACATCAAACCTgggctcctcctctctctccatgGCTACTTCAGGATCTGTTTCAGGACTGGGTTCGCTGATGCCAATCTTATTTATCGAACTGACATTAAAAACATATTCAGTCCCTGAAGTGAGCCCAGTTACTGTAAACTCTGTTGTATCGGTGTTATGAACACCAACAGTCCAGTCTTCTTCTcctgattttctgaattcaaCTTTATACCCTGTTACATCTGATCCACCATCAAACAGCGGCTTGTTCCATGACAGAGTGATGGAGGTCCTGGATGAATCAATTATGGTGGGTTTCGTAGGAGGAGAGGGGAGAAACTTTGGATCTTCTGCCATAGTTAGCGGGCATGGGAGACTGGGTTCACTTAGCCCAGCAACATTCTCAGCAAAGACTCTAAATTCATACTCGCATCCTTCATGCAGCCCGGGGGCTTTGACTCGTAGGTCATAGACAGGCTTCTTGTTAACACGCACCCAACGGACACCTTGCTTTTCCCTCTTCTCAATAATGTAACCACTGATGCGACTACCACCATCAGAGGTAGGTCTCTTCCAGCAGATAGTCATAACTTCACTGGTTGCACTTGTTACCTCAACATCAGTCGGTGCAGACGGGATAGTAAAGGGATCCATTGCCTTGATGGGCTCACTTTCCAAAATCTCACCTTCTCCATATTTGTTCACTGCTCTCACCCTAAATAGGTATTCATTTCCTTTGAGTAGCTTGGTTATTTTGCAGGTAGTTGCCATCAATTCACCATACATTAAGGTCCAGGCAACTCGGCTTGTTTCACACTTTTCAACCATATAGTGCATGATCTCAGCACCGCCAGTCTCTTTAGGGGGTCCCCACGACAGGGTGCATTTCTCTGCTGAGAGTGCAGACACTTCTAGAGGTCCAGCAGGTGGGCCGGGTCTGTCCAGGACCTTGCAGGTGATAGACCTAGATGTAGTACCACCCGTACTCTGTAGGGTCACAATATACTGTCCGGAGTCTTTCCTAACACTTTCTCTGATAAGTAGAGAGGTATGCATCTTTGTTGCAGTGATCTCAACCCGTCCCTTGGTGCCAATATTTAGACCATTCTTCGACCAAAACACTGTAGGGTTGGGTCGGCCAGAGATGTCAGCATCTATTCTTAGGAGGTCTCCTGCTCTGACAACCATCACCTGTCTACATTTGTCCTCCAGTATAATTTTGGGTGGCTCCACATCATGCTGTACTGTAACTGGACCCGTGGTTTCAGAGGGCGAACTAAAGAGATCAGCTGAATTCTTTGCAATCACACGAAAATTATACtcttcaccctctgtgaggccaaTCACTTCCAAGAAGGTGTCCTGTAAGTTGGTGAAGTTGCATTTAAGCCAGCAATTTTCAGGCAGCTCTTTACGCTCAACAATATACCCAGTTATTTTTGCCCCACCATCATATTCTGGTTTTTCCCAGGACAGGGTAACTGAGCTGTTTGTTATATTGGTAACTGAGAGGTTGTTTGGGGGATCACACTGGTCTCTTGCTGCTGCAGGCTCAGATGCTTTACTGCATGGCCCAACACCAGCCATGTTTTCAGCACAGACCCGGAACTCATATATCAGCCCTTCTTCAACACTTGTTACCTTGAACTGGTTCTCACTCACTGGGTTGCGGTTTAACTTTGTCCACAAAATACTGCTGTGATCCTTGCATTCAATATGATAACCAATTATAGGGCTGCCACCATCACTCTCTGGATTGCTCCATGCAACCACCATGACAGACTTTGAGGCACTAACAACATGGAGATTGGTTGCTGGACTAGGGGGCTTAAAGGGATACTGGGCAACCACATGTTCAGACTCAACACATTGGCTTTTACCATAACGATTCTCTGCAGCAATACGAAGTTGATATTCAGCTCCCTGGTTCAGACGGGATATCTTGATTGAGGTTCTGGCAACCGTGGCTGACACAGTCTGCCATATTGTACTGCCTGTATCTCTTTTCTCAACAACATAATTACTGATCTGACACCCACCAGTATAATGTGGGGGCTGCCAAGACAAAGACATAAAGTCAGCACTCACTTCATCCAAACTGAGATCACTTGGTGGTCCAGGTCTTTCAAAAACATTAACAGAGATTTCAGCAGATGTAGTTCCTGTCGAGTTGGTAAGGGTCACCTCATACATGCCAACGTCTATTTTGGTTGCATCTTTGATAATGATCTGCGATGATGTGTCAGATGTGTGCACATTTACCCTGCTTGTCTCTTTCAGCAAGTTGCCATCCTTCTTCCATGTGACTGTTGGTGTTGGTACACCCTTGAATGGAACGTCTATCTTTAAGTCACTTCCTGCCTTCACACTAAATGTGTTGGACAGCAAATTAATAATGGGCCCAGCACTAGTGTCCTTTACTGTTACAGGTGCCATGAGAGACTTTGGCTCACTTTTTCCCTTGTCGTTCACAGCGCTTACTCTGAAGAAATACtcattttcttttgccagcccATTAATAGTTGCTTCAAGTGATTTACTCTCTGAGCACATTGTCCATGCGTCTTCTCCCTTGGCCTGCATTTCTACAATATAACGTGTGATTTTGCTTCCTCCATCATGGTCAGGCTTCTCCCAAGAGAGGCTTGCACTATTAGAAGTAACATCACTGAGTGTGATTTTACCAGGGGGCAGAGGAGCCTCAGACACTTTAACAGCGTCAGTGGTTACTGCTGGCAGTCCAGTGCCAAACTCATTCACAGCCAGAACACGAAAATTGTAGAAACTTCCTTCTTGGAGATTGTCAATCCTGTATGAGTTTCTTACACAGTTGCTACATACGCTTGTGAATGCCTTTCTAGCGTCTTCTCGCTTTTCTACGATATAGTGTGAAATCTTTGCTCCTCCGTCAATGAGAGGTGCCTCCCAGGAGATGGACACAGAGTCCCTCTTTATATCCTTGACCTCTACGTTTGTTGGTGCACTGGGGGAGTCCAATACTCTGACATTAATGAATGCTGATTTAAGGCCATTGCAGTTCTCAGCAGTCAACACATATTTTCCTGTGTCATTTCTATTGACATTCTCGATCACTAACTCTGTGTAGAAGCTTTTTACCTCAATTTGAGCGCGTTCACTGAGAGGGCCACCATCCTTTGACCATTTAACTTCAGGCTCTGGCCTGCCTCTGATGGTGACAAGGAGTCTTAATGTGGAACAGGCTCGAACACCGACAATCTTCCTCAAGGTTGCATCCAACTCAATCTCAGGTGCCTCCGGTTTTTCAGCAGCTACCACTGACTGAGATAGATCCACATGCTCTCCAACTCCAGCAACATTCATCGCACGTATACGGAAATTGTACTCTGCATTTTCTCTTAGTCTCTCCACTGTGTAGTTTGTGTCCTTTACACCTGTGCTCGGAGTACATGCAATCCACTCATCTTCTGATGCTTCTTTCATCTCAACTACAAAGCCACTGGTGGCTGCTCCACCATCATAGATAGGCCTTGACCAGGTCAGAGACACA
This region of Pseudochaenichthys georgianus chromosome 6, fPseGeo1.2, whole genome shotgun sequence genomic DNA includes:
- the LOC117447729 gene encoding titin-like isoform X1 encodes the protein MEDSNNKVEKNAEDKAPNLNLNMTPNADGGHTEDDSQSPLTVIVQGHGATSAESGENNPDVQTGPDTDKENAIKPNLQITYSTFTVKNGQDLKVEIPVVGHPAPKIEWKRDGQAVKETSRLEVTNMSSLTVLHIRHAAREHFGQYSIIANNSAGKCTGEITVVVLEKPDPPTGPLRIDEISSDYVVISWEPPEYTGGCQLDNYVVEKRDTLSTEWQTVSATTVRTTIKVTKLKTGNEYQFRVFAENRYGKSTAITSPIVMAQYPFSVPTEPGTPFVSTVAKYSMVVEWEPPAKDGGSPLIGYHLERKEKNSILWTKLNKIVIPDARFKTNGLEEGIEYEFRVFAENIAGLSPSSKISECYVARDPCDPPGKPEAVVITRENITLQWEKPKFDGGSAITGYVVEKRELPDGRWMKANYTSVIENQFTVTGLTGGQSYEFRVTAKNGAGVWSTPSENVNIIAQDVIEGPTVLLDPKFKSTTVVQAGETFVIDADYFGKPLPEVCWLKDGKEIDKATQRMEVKNTLTHTTLTVRNCARVDGGQFVLSLRNMGGTTSTRVVVKVLDRSGPPDGPLKVKVVSAEKCNLHWNPPLNDGGATVSHYIIEKRETNRVTWTGVEHHVEAVSYKVTKLVPGKEYILRIAAVNKFGVGEFLESEPFIAQHPFTTPSAPSTPSASTVTGDSIVLSWERPENDGGSEIEGYILEKCDKEGVRWTKCNKRRLNELRFRCTALAEGHYYQFRVFAENAAGVGAPSEQSEYIKVCEATYPPGPPTNPKVIDYSRSTVSLTWSRPIYDGGAATSGFVVEMKEASEDEWIACTPSTGVKDTNYTVERLRENAEYNFRIRAMNVAGVGEHVDLSQSVVAAEKPEAPEIELDATLRKIVGVRACSTLRLLVTIRGRPEPEVKWSKDGGPLSERAQIEVKSFYTELVIENVNRNDTGKYVLTAENCNGLKSAFINVRVLDSPSAPTNVEVKDIKRDSVSISWEAPLIDGGAKISHYIVEKREDARKAFTSVCSNCVRNSYRIDNLQEGSFYNFRVLAVNEFGTGLPAVTTDAVKVSEAPLPPGKITLSDVTSNSASLSWEKPDHDGGSKITRYIVEMQAKGEDAWTMCSESKSLEATINGLAKENEYFFRVSAVNDKGKSEPKSLMAPVTVKDTSAGPIINLLSNTFSVKAGSDLKIDVPFKGVPTPTVTWKKDGNLLKETSRVNVHTSDTSSQIIIKDATKIDVGMYEVTLTNSTGTTSAEISVNVFERPGPPSDLSLDEVSADFMSLSWQPPHYTGGCQISNYVVEKRDTGSTIWQTVSATVARTSIKISRLNQGAEYQLRIAAENRYGKSQCVESEHVVAQYPFKPPSPATNLHVVSASKSVMVVAWSNPESDGGSPIIGYHIECKDHSSILWTKLNRNPVSENQFKVTSVEEGLIYEFRVCAENMAGVGPCSKASEPAAARDQCDPPNNLSVTNITNSSVTLSWEKPEYDGGAKITGYIVERKELPENCWLKCNFTNLQDTFLEVIGLTEGEEYNFRVIAKNSADLFSSPSETTGPVTVQHDVEPPKIILEDKCRQVMVVRAGDLLRIDADISGRPNPTVFWSKNGLNIGTKGRVEITATKMHTSLLIRESVRKDSGQYIVTLQSTGGTTSRSITCKVLDRPGPPAGPLEVSALSAEKCTLSWGPPKETGGAEIMHYMVEKCETSRVAWTLMYGELMATTCKITKLLKGNEYLFRVRAVNKYGEGEILESEPIKAMDPFTIPSAPTDVEVTSATSEVMTICWKRPTSDGGSRISGYIIEKREKQGVRWVRVNKKPVYDLRVKAPGLHEGCEYEFRVFAENVAGLSEPSLPCPLTMAEDPKFLPSPPTKPTIIDSSRTSITLSWNKPLFDGGSDVTGYKVEFRKSGEEDWTVGVHNTDTTEFTVTGLTSGTEYVFNVSSINKIGISEPSPETDPEVAMEREEEPRFDVATDIRKPLIVKVGGTFTLTVPFTGKPVPSVTWDKADIDLRIRGMINTSSSISSITVERATRDDSGKYIVRLQNVAGSASLTLNVRVLDSPGPPSNVAVKDVTNNSATVTWDIPENEGGAPVNNYLVDIRDISRKGWTRLTDKCRRLFYKLSDLEEGGIYFFRVTAENEYGISVPAETKEGTKMIDTTDWETNPGA
- the LOC117447729 gene encoding titin-like isoform X2, yielding MTPNADGGHTEDDSQSPLTVIVQGHGATSAESGENNPDVQTGPDTDKENAIKPNLQITYSTFTVKNGQDLKVEIPVVGHPAPKIEWKRDGQAVKETSRLEVTNMSSLTVLHIRHAAREHFGQYSIIANNSAGKCTGEITVVVLEKPDPPTGPLRIDEISSDYVVISWEPPEYTGGCQLDNYVVEKRDTLSTEWQTVSATTVRTTIKVTKLKTGNEYQFRVFAENRYGKSTAITSPIVMAQYPFSVPTEPGTPFVSTVAKYSMVVEWEPPAKDGGSPLIGYHLERKEKNSILWTKLNKIVIPDARFKTNGLEEGIEYEFRVFAENIAGLSPSSKISECYVARDPCDPPGKPEAVVITRENITLQWEKPKFDGGSAITGYVVEKRELPDGRWMKANYTSVIENQFTVTGLTGGQSYEFRVTAKNGAGVWSTPSENVNIIAQDVIEGPTVLLDPKFKSTTVVQAGETFVIDADYFGKPLPEVCWLKDGKEIDKATQRMEVKNTLTHTTLTVRNCARVDGGQFVLSLRNMGGTTSTRVVVKVLDRSGPPDGPLKVKVVSAEKCNLHWNPPLNDGGATVSHYIIEKRETNRVTWTGVEHHVEAVSYKVTKLVPGKEYILRIAAVNKFGVGEFLESEPFIAQHPFTTPSAPSTPSASTVTGDSIVLSWERPENDGGSEIEGYILEKCDKEGVRWTKCNKRRLNELRFRCTALAEGHYYQFRVFAENAAGVGAPSEQSEYIKVCEATYPPGPPTNPKVIDYSRSTVSLTWSRPIYDGGAATSGFVVEMKEASEDEWIACTPSTGVKDTNYTVERLRENAEYNFRIRAMNVAGVGEHVDLSQSVVAAEKPEAPEIELDATLRKIVGVRACSTLRLLVTIRGRPEPEVKWSKDGGPLSERAQIEVKSFYTELVIENVNRNDTGKYVLTAENCNGLKSAFINVRVLDSPSAPTNVEVKDIKRDSVSISWEAPLIDGGAKISHYIVEKREDARKAFTSVCSNCVRNSYRIDNLQEGSFYNFRVLAVNEFGTGLPAVTTDAVKVSEAPLPPGKITLSDVTSNSASLSWEKPDHDGGSKITRYIVEMQAKGEDAWTMCSESKSLEATINGLAKENEYFFRVSAVNDKGKSEPKSLMAPVTVKDTSAGPIINLLSNTFSVKAGSDLKIDVPFKGVPTPTVTWKKDGNLLKETSRVNVHTSDTSSQIIIKDATKIDVGMYEVTLTNSTGTTSAEISVNVFERPGPPSDLSLDEVSADFMSLSWQPPHYTGGCQISNYVVEKRDTGSTIWQTVSATVARTSIKISRLNQGAEYQLRIAAENRYGKSQCVESEHVVAQYPFKPPSPATNLHVVSASKSVMVVAWSNPESDGGSPIIGYHIECKDHSSILWTKLNRNPVSENQFKVTSVEEGLIYEFRVCAENMAGVGPCSKASEPAAARDQCDPPNNLSVTNITNSSVTLSWEKPEYDGGAKITGYIVERKELPENCWLKCNFTNLQDTFLEVIGLTEGEEYNFRVIAKNSADLFSSPSETTGPVTVQHDVEPPKIILEDKCRQVMVVRAGDLLRIDADISGRPNPTVFWSKNGLNIGTKGRVEITATKMHTSLLIRESVRKDSGQYIVTLQSTGGTTSRSITCKVLDRPGPPAGPLEVSALSAEKCTLSWGPPKETGGAEIMHYMVEKCETSRVAWTLMYGELMATTCKITKLLKGNEYLFRVRAVNKYGEGEILESEPIKAMDPFTIPSAPTDVEVTSATSEVMTICWKRPTSDGGSRISGYIIEKREKQGVRWVRVNKKPVYDLRVKAPGLHEGCEYEFRVFAENVAGLSEPSLPCPLTMAEDPKFLPSPPTKPTIIDSSRTSITLSWNKPLFDGGSDVTGYKVEFRKSGEEDWTVGVHNTDTTEFTVTGLTSGTEYVFNVSSINKIGISEPSPETDPEVAMEREEEPRFDVATDIRKPLIVKVGGTFTLTVPFTGKPVPSVTWDKADIDLRIRGMINTSSSISSITVERATRDDSGKYIVRLQNVAGSASLTLNVRVLDSPGPPSNVAVKDVTNNSATVTWDIPENEGGAPVNNYLVDIRDISRKGWTRLTDKCRRLFYKLSDLEEGGIYFFRVTAENEYGISVPAETKEGTKMIDTTDWETNPGA